The Montipora capricornis isolate CH-2021 chromosome 6, ASM3666992v2, whole genome shotgun sequence genome has a window encoding:
- the LOC138052751 gene encoding neuronal acetylcholine receptor subunit alpha-7-like isoform X2 produces the protein MWKPDIFLYNNVDDSDDGALDRFKTKIVVKSDGNVKWMAPKIVTSSCKFDVTYFPFDKQICRMKFGSWTYDGFRLDLVPEGKDGHCAGDIKKFIRHGEWALTRMPCIRQQVVYECCPEPYPDITYTLELRRRHMFYFINMIAPCFLISALTLLSFILPPESGERLTLVITNLLALTVFMLLVVEIIPATSETVPLISIYFYGSVLEVALALVATCLVLRCYFNNPSHTPVPNWVRHVVLVWMARLTRVPVKKILHGVDPKDSSQSKPATNANENLETQMKIPNIAPVQLASTQHLHLKNSEATLHGELNPHLNLLRAKQIQNKRHSMPPVYDNLGGAVNDGMLLHATCRLSHSPSHAHSRVNLLEPDSKPILTKKTSADEEVESEQVTRSMLETQGQIAKDIAQMLRYIQEQENGELLKEEWQLIAAIIDKFFLWLFLVIVAFSTVVIFMQAPSYAWE, from the exons ATGTGGAAGCCTGATATATTCCTGTATAACAA CGTGGACGATTCTGATGACGGAGCGCTCGATCGTTTCAAGACCAAAATCGTGGTAAAATCAGACGGAAACGTAAAGTGGATGGCTCCAAAGATTGTGACAAGCTCTTGCAAATTTGATGTTACCTACTTTCCTTTTGACAAGCAG ATATGTCGCATGAAATTTGGTTCCTGGACATATGATGGCTTTCGACTTGATCTTGTTCCTGAAGGGAAAGATGGCCATTGCGCTGGAGACATAAAAAAGTTTATACGGCATGGAGAATGGGCGCTGACAAGAATGCCATGCATTCGACAACAGGTGGTTTACGAGTGTTGCCCAGAGCCGTACCCTGATATCACCTACACCTTGGAGTTACGAAGACGTCACATGTTCTACTTTATCAATATGATTGCTCCCTGTTTCTTGATATCAG CTTTGACTCTGCTATCGTTTATTTTGCCACCTGAATCCGGGGAACGTCTGACGCTTGTCATTACCAATCTTCTAGCTTTGACAGTCTTCATGTTGTTGGTGGTGGAAATAATTCCAGCGACTTCTGAAACAGTGCCGCTCATCTCGATCTACTTCTATGGAAGCGTCCTCGAG GTGGCCCTTGCATTAGTTGCGACCTGTCTGGTTTTGAGATGCTATTTCAACAATCCATCCCACACACCCGTGCCAAACTGGGTCCGTCACGTAGTTCTGGTCTGGATGGCGCGCCTTACCAGGGTGCCTGTCAAAAAAATACTTCATGGTGTCGATCCTAAAGATTCTTCGCAGTCAAAGCCCGCcacaaatgcaaatgagaacTTGGAAACCCAGATGAAGATTCCAAATATCGCGCCAGTGCAGCTGGCATCCACACAACACCTCCATTTGAAAAACTCTGAGGCGACGCTACACGGAGAGCTAAACCCGCATTTGAATCTTCTGCGCGCCAAACAGATTCAAAACAAGCGTCATAGTATGCCCCCAGTTTACGACAATCTAGGCGGTGCCGTAAACGACGGCATGCTTCTTCATGCGACGTGTCGCTTAAGTCACTCGCCCAGCCACGCCCACTCAAGGGTCAATTTATTGGAGCCTGATTCAAAACCTATTTTAACGAAAAAGACATCGGCGGACGAAGAAGTGGAAAGCGAACAAGTGACTAGGAGCATGTTGGAAACCCAGGGACAGATTGCCAAGGATATAGCCCAGATGTTGCGTTACATTCAAGAACAGGAAAATGGTGAACTCTTGAAGGAAGAGTGGCAGCTTATTGCCGCGATTATCGATAAGTTCTTTCTGTGGTTGTTTTTGGTTATCGTAGCTTTTTCCACAGTAGTTATATTCATGCAGGCTCCAAGTTATGCATGGGAATAA
- the LOC138052751 gene encoding neuronal acetylcholine receptor subunit alpha-10-like isoform X1, giving the protein MKLLWLHVCIIFLHSLLVSKAEDDDERRLLNIVFSKYDAELRPVLDKGDTVRVEFGISLHQIIEVDFKNQIVKSSVWLRQAWHNPFLRWNSSEFGGIKALNVDPSKMWKPDIFLYNNVDDSDDGALDRFKTKIVVKSDGNVKWMAPKIVTSSCKFDVTYFPFDKQICRMKFGSWTYDGFRLDLVPEGKDGHCAGDIKKFIRHGEWALTRMPCIRQQVVYECCPEPYPDITYTLELRRRHMFYFINMIAPCFLISALTLLSFILPPESGERLTLVITNLLALTVFMLLVVEIIPATSETVPLISIYFYGSVLEVALALVATCLVLRCYFNNPSHTPVPNWVRHVVLVWMARLTRVPVKKILHGVDPKDSSQSKPATNANENLETQMKIPNIAPVQLASTQHLHLKNSEATLHGELNPHLNLLRAKQIQNKRHSMPPVYDNLGGAVNDGMLLHATCRLSHSPSHAHSRVNLLEPDSKPILTKKTSADEEVESEQVTRSMLETQGQIAKDIAQMLRYIQEQENGELLKEEWQLIAAIIDKFFLWLFLVIVAFSTVVIFMQAPSYAWE; this is encoded by the exons ATGAAGTTGCTTTGGCTGCACGTTTGCATTATTTTCCTGCATTCCTTGCTTGTTTCCAAAGCTGAAG ATGACGATGAAAGAAGATTGCTAAACATTGTGTTTAGCAAATATGACGCTGAACTTCGCCCTGTGTTAGACAAAGGAGACACCGTTCGAGTGGAGTTTGGTATCTCTCTGCATCAAATTATTGAAGTG GACTTCAAAAATCAAATCGTGAAAAGCAGCGTTTGGTTGCGACAG GCATGGCACAATCCATTTTTAAGGTGGAACAGCTCCGAGTTTGGAGGGATAAAAGCATTAAATGTTGATCCGTCGAAAATGTGGAAGCCTGATATATTCCTGTATAACAA CGTGGACGATTCTGATGACGGAGCGCTCGATCGTTTCAAGACCAAAATCGTGGTAAAATCAGACGGAAACGTAAAGTGGATGGCTCCAAAGATTGTGACAAGCTCTTGCAAATTTGATGTTACCTACTTTCCTTTTGACAAGCAG ATATGTCGCATGAAATTTGGTTCCTGGACATATGATGGCTTTCGACTTGATCTTGTTCCTGAAGGGAAAGATGGCCATTGCGCTGGAGACATAAAAAAGTTTATACGGCATGGAGAATGGGCGCTGACAAGAATGCCATGCATTCGACAACAGGTGGTTTACGAGTGTTGCCCAGAGCCGTACCCTGATATCACCTACACCTTGGAGTTACGAAGACGTCACATGTTCTACTTTATCAATATGATTGCTCCCTGTTTCTTGATATCAG CTTTGACTCTGCTATCGTTTATTTTGCCACCTGAATCCGGGGAACGTCTGACGCTTGTCATTACCAATCTTCTAGCTTTGACAGTCTTCATGTTGTTGGTGGTGGAAATAATTCCAGCGACTTCTGAAACAGTGCCGCTCATCTCGATCTACTTCTATGGAAGCGTCCTCGAG GTGGCCCTTGCATTAGTTGCGACCTGTCTGGTTTTGAGATGCTATTTCAACAATCCATCCCACACACCCGTGCCAAACTGGGTCCGTCACGTAGTTCTGGTCTGGATGGCGCGCCTTACCAGGGTGCCTGTCAAAAAAATACTTCATGGTGTCGATCCTAAAGATTCTTCGCAGTCAAAGCCCGCcacaaatgcaaatgagaacTTGGAAACCCAGATGAAGATTCCAAATATCGCGCCAGTGCAGCTGGCATCCACACAACACCTCCATTTGAAAAACTCTGAGGCGACGCTACACGGAGAGCTAAACCCGCATTTGAATCTTCTGCGCGCCAAACAGATTCAAAACAAGCGTCATAGTATGCCCCCAGTTTACGACAATCTAGGCGGTGCCGTAAACGACGGCATGCTTCTTCATGCGACGTGTCGCTTAAGTCACTCGCCCAGCCACGCCCACTCAAGGGTCAATTTATTGGAGCCTGATTCAAAACCTATTTTAACGAAAAAGACATCGGCGGACGAAGAAGTGGAAAGCGAACAAGTGACTAGGAGCATGTTGGAAACCCAGGGACAGATTGCCAAGGATATAGCCCAGATGTTGCGTTACATTCAAGAACAGGAAAATGGTGAACTCTTGAAGGAAGAGTGGCAGCTTATTGCCGCGATTATCGATAAGTTCTTTCTGTGGTTGTTTTTGGTTATCGTAGCTTTTTCCACAGTAGTTATATTCATGCAGGCTCCAAGTTATGCATGGGAATAA